In Sesamum indicum cultivar Zhongzhi No. 13 linkage group LG1, S_indicum_v1.0, whole genome shotgun sequence, the sequence GTGATTAGTCATGATAAACGAACCAATCGGGGCAAAGCAAACATGGGCTAAGAGTATAATTATGCCTACCATATAAATCAAGGTCTTAATCTAAAAACTCAACTGTCATTTGCCAAATGCAATTCTGCCTCAGTAACAGGGTTGAAAAAATGCCAACTTGAACCATGAAAGGCTCGAAAAGAATCATCAGAAAAGGTATTGACCCTAAACTCTTCAGTGAATCTCCTGACAGACAAGATATGGATCTAAACTCTTGCAGATTGATACATGCTGCTCGTACGCACTAAAACTATTCCCAAACAATAAAAGCCGCTTCAGTCGATCCACCCTCCAATTTGCTTCCAAGAGATTGTCATATAGCTCTGCCTCACAATGTGGCATGAAGAACATTGTAGGTTTTAGCGCCCGTCGGCGACCTTGCTCATTGATGGATAGCACGGAACAACCCAGAGATGTCAAGACCTTAAATTCAGTCAAAGAAATTATCGGATCGAATATTTCTATTGCTCCAATCCAATCAAATTTCCTCTTCATCAAAAGTGCAAGACTGAGCTGCAATCGAGGGGGTTCAAATGATTCAATGCTACCAATACCATATATCACCATCTGCACCTTTTCTTCTGAACCCAAGGCCTTGAGAAACCTACTCGTCATTTCAGGACTTTGCATTTGGTCGAAGAAAGAAAGACAGAATTCAGTATTCTCAAGTTTCTGTATATAATTCTGCATCTTTTGCATCAAGTTTGATTCTCTTTTGGTGTCTGTTTCAACATCTATTGGAGCCCAAggttgcttttctttttgtttttctggaATCACAAACTTGTGAGAACTAAAATTCCTCTTCCCTCGGCGCGGCAAGACAACAGTCCAATCGTCTGCTGGAGCAGAATTTTGGAGGGGGCAGAGAACTCTCGCAGAAGAAGACATAGTTACAGGAAATGGACTCCTCCACAAACCAGGAGAGGAGCAGCAACAGTCAATTCCACGAGCATGCCAAACTTGAACTTTGTAACAGCAGAAGACCTTATAGTATGAATTCAGAAATCACTAAAACGCATAGCTCATATTCAGAAAAATGTATCAAGGCAAATGAAATATGCAACAACAATATAAAGACAAACGGAGCATCACGTAAAGCTGGTGCATTAGACCTGTGTTACAGATGCTTTTGGCAGATCATAAATGACTAATTAATCATGGAAAAATGCGTAAAGTATATTTCGAATGAACTCATAATATGTATACGGTCGACCATTTTTGGTTGGCGAGCTGG encodes:
- the LOC105169745 gene encoding LOW QUALITY PROTEIN: protein SENSITIVITY TO RED LIGHT REDUCED 1-like (The sequence of the model RefSeq protein was modified relative to this genomic sequence to represent the inferred CDS: inserted 2 bases in 1 codon); the protein is MSSSARVLCPLQNSAPADDWTVVLPRRGKRNFSSHKFVIPEKQKEKQPWAPIDVETDTKRESNLMQKMQNYIQKLENTEFCLSFFDQMQSPEMTSRFLKALGSEEKVQMVIYGIGSIESFEPPRLQLSLALLMKRKFDWIGAIEIFDPIISLTEFKVLTSLGCSVLSINEQGRRRALKPTMFFMPHCEAELYDNLLEANWRVDRLKRLLLFGNSFSAYEQHVSICKSLDXHILSVRRFTEEFRVNTFSDDSFRAFHGSSWHFFNPVTEAELHLANDS